Genomic segment of Mycolicibacterium psychrotolerans:
GACCGACCAGGACCGCAAACGCCCGGGACGGCCGCCCGGCACCTCGGACACCCGCGACCGCATCCTGGCCGCTGCTCGAGACCTGTTCGCGCGCAACGGGATCGACAGCACCTCGATTCGCGCGATCGCCGCCGCGGCCGAGGTGGATCCCGCGCTGGTGCATCACTATTTCGGCACCAAGACGCAGCTGTTCGCGGCCGCGATCCACATCCCGATCGACCCGATGACCGTGATCGGCCCGCTGCGCGAGGTGCCGGTCGACCAGATCGGACACGTGCTGCCGTCGCTGCTGCTGCCCCTGTGGGATTCGGAACTGGGTAAGGGTTTCATCGCCACGCTGCGTTCGATGCTGGCAGGCAGTGACGTGTCGATGGTCAGATCGTTCCTGCAGGACGTCATCACCGCCGAAGTCGGCGCCCGCGTGGACGATCCGCCGGGCAGCGGCCCGATCCGGGTGCAGTTCGTCGCGTCCCAGCTGGTCGGGGTCGTGATGGCCCGCTACATCCTCGAACTGGAACCGTTCCGATCGCTGCCCGTCGACCAGGTCGTCGAGACGATCGCACCGAACCTGCAGCGATACCTGACGGGTGACCTGCCCGGGCTCCCCTAGGCCTGATCCGCCGCGCCGGCAAGACGCCGATGCTCGTCGTCGTCGACGGTGACCGCCTCGTCGACCAACAGCACCGGAATGTCGTCCTCGATCCGGTATTTGCGGTGCAGACGCGGGTTGTACAGGCAGTTGTCGATGTACAAGAGCGGCCCCCGATCCTCGGGGCACACCAGCAGCGACAGCAACGCGCTGTCGAGGGTCATCCCGTCCGACCGGGCATCGGGAAGATGTTGTCCCCGGGGTCCTTGATCATCGGATTGCCCGGTCCCCAGCCCGGCCCCATCGGCGCCTGCACGATGCCGGGCGTGGCCGGCGGTGCCACCGCAGGCTGCTGGACCTGGTTGGCGGATCGCATCTGCAACTTCCGCTGGTAGACCAGGGTCTGCTCGAGTGCCGCGATGAGCGGTGCCTGATTGGGACGCTTGTCCAGGGCCGCGGTGATCGCTTCCCTGTTGGCAGCCGACGGCTTGAACCCTTGGCCGCGCAGGATCAGGACCTGGTGGATCAGCTTGGACAGCTGCCCGCCACCGGCGCCGAGGTCATACTCGTTGGCGATGATGGCGAGTGCCTGGTCGGCCGTCATCGGCGGCTTCTGACCGTCGGTGGACGGTGCGGGGACCGGATCAGCCAGCGCCGCAGGTGCCGACATACCGGCCGCGAGACCTCCGACCAGCGCGGCACCTGCCACTGCGGTCGCGGTGGCGCGGCGCCAGTTGCGTGGTGACATCAATCCTCCTAGGAGTCGCCAGCGCGAGCCTAACAGTGCGGCTCAGGCCGGGCATCACTGCCGATTTCCTGCGATCTCGCTGCGCACGGCAGTGGTCAACCGCTTGTACCGATGGGTATCGGCGTCCCGGTACCAGGCGTTACGGGACGCCTTCGGAATGCCCTCGGCCTGCAGCGGGCCTGCCAGCGGGCGATAGGTCGCCGTCAGCGTCATCTCATTGACCACGTGCACGATGTCGGGGGCGGCGCCGACGGGAAGATCGGCCAGCGCCTCCGAAAGATCGGCCGACGGGACGCTGCCCCCCGGACGCAGGGCCAGCGCGGTGACCGCGAGCGTCTCGGAGCCGGCGGGGACGGCGTAGGTGAGGGCCATGTCCACCGCGTCCAGCTGGCCGACCGCGTCGTTGACCGTGGCCGCGAAGACCGGACCGCGGGCCGTGTGGATCACCGCGGCGCGGTTGTCGACGAGCCAGTAATCGCCGTCCTCATCCCGACGGAACAAATACTCCGTGGACACCCAGGTGTCGGCGGGGGCGAACACCCCGCGCTTGACCGATGCCAGCGGGTCGACCGGGCCGCGCGGATGAGCGAGCAGCATCCCGACCTCGTTGACCTCGGCGCGCCGGACGAACCCACGGTCGTCCTCGAGGATCAGGTTGTCCTCGGGATCGTAAGCGGCCAGCGCGATCTCGCCGCCGCCGGGCAGCGGCCTGCCCTTGCTGCCCCTCTTCGCGCCTGCGACGTTGGCCAGCACCGCCTGTCCGTCGGTGGTGGCGAAGAACTCGACGACGGTGGCCGGCTCGAAGGTCTCGACGACCCGCTTCCACAGCCCGACGGGCATACCCGAGCCGATGAACACACGCACCGGGTGGCTGCCCGTCAGCGAGAAGGCCGGGTCGTCGATGACCTCCCGCAGCATCGCCCACGTGTAGGACACCACCGTCACGCCGTACTGCCGGATCTCCTGCAGGAAGCGGTCGGGGCGCAGCTCGCGGGACAACGCGATGCGAGCGCCGGCCACCACCGCCCCGCCCAGGCTGACGAGCAGACCGGACTGGTGGTGCAACGGGGTCAGGCAGTACACGGTGTCGTTGCGGCTCAGGTTCGCCGCCGAGGCGGTGCCGAATGCCGACAGCGCCCATCGGTAGTTGGTGATCTGGCGCGCGACGAGCTCGCCGCTGATCGTGCTGAACGCGACGAACGCGAAATCCCGGGCCAGGCCGGGGTTGGGCCGGTACCACCCGGGCAGGTCGACGCGGTCCGGGTCGATCTTCTCCATGTCGATCACGTCGGCGTCTTCGGGCAGGTGCAGGTCGCGCGATTCGCCGCCGCCGAGCACCAGCACACGCGTGTTGAGTGTGCGCGCGGCCTCGAGATTGCTGGGGTCGGTGATGATCTCGGTGACCGCACCCAGCCGTGCGGCTTCGACGAGATCGGCGTCCGAGGGCATCAGCACTGCGACGGCGCCCAGCCGCGACAGCGCGGCGATCGCGACGAGCGCGCTGGGCCGGGTCTCCATCAGCAGGCCCACCCGGGCGCCCTGTCGCACACCGACGTCGATCAGC
This window contains:
- a CDS encoding TetR/AcrR family transcriptional regulator; amino-acid sequence: MTTDQDRKRPGRPPGTSDTRDRILAAARDLFARNGIDSTSIRAIAAAAEVDPALVHHYFGTKTQLFAAAIHIPIDPMTVIGPLREVPVDQIGHVLPSLLLPLWDSELGKGFIATLRSMLAGSDVSMVRSFLQDVITAEVGARVDDPPGSGPIRVQFVASQLVGVVMARYILELEPFRSLPVDQVVETIAPNLQRYLTGDLPGLP
- a CDS encoding Trm112 family protein, translating into MTLDSALLSLLVCPEDRGPLLYIDNCLYNPRLHRKYRIEDDIPVLLVDEAVTVDDDEHRRLAGAADQA
- a CDS encoding acyl-CoA synthetase, producing the protein MHLSAITRPVGRLVATAQNGLEVLRYGGLETGSVPSPFQIIESVPMYRLRRYFPPDTRPGSKPAGPPVLMVHPMMMSADMWDVTRQDGAVGILHRAGVDPWVIDFGSPDKVEGGMQRNLADHVVALSEAVDTVKTVTGRDVHLAGYSQGGMFAYQSAAYRRSKDLASIIAFGSPVDTLAALPMNLPASLAPVAADFMADHVFNRIDIPGWMARTGFQMLDPIKTAQSRLEFLRQLHDREALLPREQQRRFLASEGWIAWSGPAISELLKQFVAHNRMMTGGFSVHGDLVTLSDIDCPVLAVIGEVDDIGQPASVRGIKRAAPKADVYEFLIRAGHFGLVVGSKASSQTWPTVAQWVRWLDGGGGMPEGVTPMPLQPGEPNDNGVSLTSRLAHGATAATEMAFSLAKSAAGALVSANRSARTLAVETARTLPRLARLGQVNDHTRISLGRIMSEQARDVPQGEALLFDGRVHTYEAVDRRINNVVRGLIDVGVRQGARVGLLMETRPSALVAIAALSRLGAVAVLMPSDADLVEAARLGAVTEIITDPSNLEAARTLNTRVLVLGGGESRDLHLPEDADVIDMEKIDPDRVDLPGWYRPNPGLARDFAFVAFSTISGELVARQITNYRWALSAFGTASAANLSRNDTVYCLTPLHHQSGLLVSLGGAVVAGARIALSRELRPDRFLQEIRQYGVTVVSYTWAMLREVIDDPAFSLTGSHPVRVFIGSGMPVGLWKRVVETFEPATVVEFFATTDGQAVLANVAGAKRGSKGRPLPGGGEIALAAYDPEDNLILEDDRGFVRRAEVNEVGMLLAHPRGPVDPLASVKRGVFAPADTWVSTEYLFRRDEDGDYWLVDNRAAVIHTARGPVFAATVNDAVGQLDAVDMALTYAVPAGSETLAVTALALRPGGSVPSADLSEALADLPVGAAPDIVHVVNEMTLTATYRPLAGPLQAEGIPKASRNAWYRDADTHRYKRLTTAVRSEIAGNRQ